A window of Gasterosteus aculeatus chromosome 9, fGasAcu3.hap1.1, whole genome shotgun sequence contains these coding sequences:
- the LOC120824982 gene encoding uncharacterized protein LOC120824982 isoform X3 → MASICVLLILTVTIMSIGSAKTGDFSTVHCQKETLGQYGGQSLLECVVKTPPDTEMYSFTWNKDSRTLLSVTDRVTTVQEPGYLFVTPSSWNGRNMTVSLRIINTEVEHEGLYEVKVLTDRGVCKDSTTLHATAKYMKPTIHSNPEAMNPSTGGTLTCKSDGGYPEGTLRWFGSNEELIASQMKASKGENGLFQLSSTLFLGKRSSVSSYTCRVFNASGGREQETLFPVPDPNPETAEKVEGERRKKLDPATKVVAPVVVIGSLIVGLLIAVMVYRRRSQRGRSEASKEYNGGDLEYTDNNA, encoded by the exons ATGGCCTCAATTTGCGTCCTCCTTATTTTGACCGTCACCATAATGAGCATAGGAAGTGCAAAGACAG GAGATTTTTCAACTGTGCACTGCCAGAAGGAAACGCTGGGACAGTATGGCGGTCAGTCGCTCCTGGAGTGTGTTGTAAAAACCCCTCCTGACACAGAGATGTATAGCTTCACCTGGAACAAGGACTCCCGTACCCTGCTGAGTGTCACAGACAGAGTTACTACAGTGCAGGAACCTGGGTATTTGTTTGTGACGCCTTCTTCCTGGAACGGCAGAAACATGACGGTGTCCCTGCGCATCATCAACACCGAAGTGGAGCACGAGGGACTCTATGAAGTCAAGGTGTTAACGGACCGCGGCGTCTGCAAAGACTCCACCACACTTCATGCCACAG CCAAATACATGAAACCAACAATCCACTCAAACCCTGAGGCCATGAATCCCAGTACAGGCGGTACCCTGACTTGTAAGTCTGATGGTGGCTACCCAGAAGGCACACTTCGCTGGTTCGGCAGCAACGAGGAGCTCATAGCCTCTCAAATGAAGGCGAGCAAGGGAGAAAATGGTCTGTTTCAGCTCTCGAGCACGCTGTTTTTAGGGAAAAGATCCTCTGTGTCCTCCTACACCTGCAGGGTGTTTAACGCCAGCGGTGGCAGAGAGCAAGAGACCCTATTTCCAGTGCCGGACCCAAATCCAGAAACTGCAG AAAAAGTGGAAGGAGAGCGGCGGAAGAAGCTGGATCCGGCCACCAAAGTAGTGGCTCCTGTGGTGGTCATCGGATCGCTGATCGTAGGGTTGCTCATCGCCGTGATGGTTTACAGAAGGCGATCTCAAA GGGGCCGCAGTGAGGCTTCCAAAGAGTACAATGGAG gtgATTTGGAATACACAGACAACAATGCGTGA
- the LOC120824982 gene encoding uncharacterized protein LOC120824982 isoform X1, translating to MASICVLLILTVTIMSIGSAKTGDFSTVHCQKETLGQYGGQSLLECVVKTPPDTEMYSFTWNKDSRTLLSVTDRVTTVQEPGYLFVTPSSWNGRNMTVSLRIINTEVEHEGLYEVKVLTDRGVCKDSTTLHATAKYMKPTIHSNPEAMNPSTGGTLTCKSDGGYPEGTLRWFGSNEELIASQMKASKGENGLFQLSSTLFLGKRSSVSSYTCRVFNASGGREQETLFPVPDPNPETAEKVEGERRKKLDPATKVVAPVVVIGSLIVGLLIAVMVYRRRSQTARRQSTAPLMGGRSEASKEYNGGDLEYTDNNA from the exons ATGGCCTCAATTTGCGTCCTCCTTATTTTGACCGTCACCATAATGAGCATAGGAAGTGCAAAGACAG GAGATTTTTCAACTGTGCACTGCCAGAAGGAAACGCTGGGACAGTATGGCGGTCAGTCGCTCCTGGAGTGTGTTGTAAAAACCCCTCCTGACACAGAGATGTATAGCTTCACCTGGAACAAGGACTCCCGTACCCTGCTGAGTGTCACAGACAGAGTTACTACAGTGCAGGAACCTGGGTATTTGTTTGTGACGCCTTCTTCCTGGAACGGCAGAAACATGACGGTGTCCCTGCGCATCATCAACACCGAAGTGGAGCACGAGGGACTCTATGAAGTCAAGGTGTTAACGGACCGCGGCGTCTGCAAAGACTCCACCACACTTCATGCCACAG CCAAATACATGAAACCAACAATCCACTCAAACCCTGAGGCCATGAATCCCAGTACAGGCGGTACCCTGACTTGTAAGTCTGATGGTGGCTACCCAGAAGGCACACTTCGCTGGTTCGGCAGCAACGAGGAGCTCATAGCCTCTCAAATGAAGGCGAGCAAGGGAGAAAATGGTCTGTTTCAGCTCTCGAGCACGCTGTTTTTAGGGAAAAGATCCTCTGTGTCCTCCTACACCTGCAGGGTGTTTAACGCCAGCGGTGGCAGAGAGCAAGAGACCCTATTTCCAGTGCCGGACCCAAATCCAGAAACTGCAG AAAAAGTGGAAGGAGAGCGGCGGAAGAAGCTGGATCCGGCCACCAAAGTAGTGGCTCCTGTGGTGGTCATCGGATCGCTGATCGTAGGGTTGCTCATCGCCGTGATGGTTTACAGAAGGCGATCTCAAA cGGCTCGAAGACAGTCCACAGCACCCCTTATGG GGGGCCGCAGTGAGGCTTCCAAAGAGTACAATGGAG gtgATTTGGAATACACAGACAACAATGCGTGA
- the LOC120824982 gene encoding uncharacterized protein LOC120824982 isoform X2 has translation MASICVLLILTVTIMSIGSAKTGDFSTVHCQKETLGQYGGQSLLECVVKTPPDTEMYSFTWNKDSRTLLSVTDRVTTVQEPGYLFVTPSSWNGRNMTVSLRIINTEVEHEGLYEVKVLTDRGVCKDSTTLHATAKYMKPTIHSNPEAMNPSTGGTLTCKSDGGYPEGTLRWFGSNEELIASQMKASKGENGLFQLSSTLFLGKRSSVSSYTCRVFNASGGREQETLFPVPDPNPETAEKVEGERRKKLDPATKVVAPVVVIGSLIVGLLIAVMVYRRRSQTARRQSTAPLTGGRSEASKEYNGGDLEYTDNNA, from the exons ATGGCCTCAATTTGCGTCCTCCTTATTTTGACCGTCACCATAATGAGCATAGGAAGTGCAAAGACAG GAGATTTTTCAACTGTGCACTGCCAGAAGGAAACGCTGGGACAGTATGGCGGTCAGTCGCTCCTGGAGTGTGTTGTAAAAACCCCTCCTGACACAGAGATGTATAGCTTCACCTGGAACAAGGACTCCCGTACCCTGCTGAGTGTCACAGACAGAGTTACTACAGTGCAGGAACCTGGGTATTTGTTTGTGACGCCTTCTTCCTGGAACGGCAGAAACATGACGGTGTCCCTGCGCATCATCAACACCGAAGTGGAGCACGAGGGACTCTATGAAGTCAAGGTGTTAACGGACCGCGGCGTCTGCAAAGACTCCACCACACTTCATGCCACAG CCAAATACATGAAACCAACAATCCACTCAAACCCTGAGGCCATGAATCCCAGTACAGGCGGTACCCTGACTTGTAAGTCTGATGGTGGCTACCCAGAAGGCACACTTCGCTGGTTCGGCAGCAACGAGGAGCTCATAGCCTCTCAAATGAAGGCGAGCAAGGGAGAAAATGGTCTGTTTCAGCTCTCGAGCACGCTGTTTTTAGGGAAAAGATCCTCTGTGTCCTCCTACACCTGCAGGGTGTTTAACGCCAGCGGTGGCAGAGAGCAAGAGACCCTATTTCCAGTGCCGGACCCAAATCCAGAAACTGCAG AAAAAGTGGAAGGAGAGCGGCGGAAGAAGCTGGATCCGGCCACCAAAGTAGTGGCTCCTGTGGTGGTCATCGGATCGCTGATCGTAGGGTTGCTCATCGCCGTGATGGTTTACAGAAGGCGATCTCAAA cGGCTCGAAGACAGTCCACAGCACCCCTTA CAGGGGGCCGCAGTGAGGCTTCCAAAGAGTACAATGGAG gtgATTTGGAATACACAGACAACAATGCGTGA